GTCGCGGGCCTGCTTGGCGGAGCCGCCGGCCGAATCGCCCTCGACCAGGAACAGTTCGCTGCGGGCCGGATCGCGCTCCTGGCAGTCGGCCAGCTTGCCGGGCAGGCTGGCGATGTCGAGCGCGCCCTTGCGCCGGGTCAGGTCGCGCGCCTTGCGCGCCGCCTCGCGGGCGATCGCGGCTTCCACCACCTTGCCGATGATGCGCTTGGCCTCGTTCGGGTTCTCCTCGAACCATTGCTGCAGCCGCTCGCCGATCACGTTCTCGACCGCCGGGCGGACCTCGGAGGAGACCAGCTTGTCCTTGGTCTGGCTGGAGAATTTCGGATCCGGCACCTTCACCGACAAGACGCAGGTCAGCCCCTCGCGCGCATCCTCGCCGCTGAGCGCCACCTTCTCCTTCTTGGCGATGCCGCTTTCCACGGCATAGGCGTTGATGGTCCGGGTCAGGGCCGCGCGCAGGCCCGCCAGATGTGTGCCGCCATCGCGCTGCGGGATGTTGTTGGTGAAGCACAGCGTGGTCTCGTGATAGGAGTCGGTCCACTCCATCGACATCTCGACCGTGATGCCCTCCCGTTCCCCGATCACATGGATCGGGCCGGCATGCAGCGCCGTCTTGGAGCGGTCGAGATATTTCACCATCTCGCGCAACCCGCCTTCGTAATGCAGGATAACCTTGGTCGGCGCCTCGACGGAGCGGGTGTCGATCAGTTCCAGATGCACGCCGGAATTCAGGAAGGCCAGCTCGCGCAACCGGTGTTCCAGCGTGGCGAAGTCGAATTCGCGCGTGGTGAAGGTGTCCAGCGAGGGCAGGAAATTCACCTGGGTGCCGCGCCTGCCGTTGGCCGGCCCGACCTCAGCCAGCGGCGCTTCCGCCACGCCGTGGATGAAGCGGATGAAATATTCCTTGTCATCGCGCCAGATCGTCAGTTCCAGCCGTTCCGACAGCGCATTCACCACGGAAATACCGACACCGTGCAGGCCGCCTGAGACCTTGTAGGAATTCTGGTCGAACTTACCGCCGGCATGCAGCTGGGTCATGATGACCTCGGCCGCGGAAATTCCCTCTTCCTTATGGATCTGGACGGGAATCCCGCGGCCATTGTCGCGCACCGTCACCGAGCCATCGGCGTTCATTTCCACATGGATCAGGTCGCAATAGCCGGCCAGCGATTCGTCGATGGCGTTGTCCACCACCTCATAGACCATATGATGCAGGCCGGTGCCGTCCTCGGTATCGCCGATATACATGCCCGGCCGCTTGCGCACCGCATCCAGACCGCGCAGCACCTTGATCGAATCGGCGCCATAATCCGAATCGTCGTGGCGATCAGGGTGCCCATCGGGCAGGTTCTGCGAAACTGGTTCGGTGCTCATCATTTCTATCCCGTCAAACGGAAGAATCCAGGACCACGGTGGCATCGGCCACGATGGCGTATTGCGCCCGCCCGGCAAACGGCTCGAACAGGGCCCGGTCGGTCCCGGTCAGCCAGGCCTGCGAGCCCAGGGCGCAAATTTCGTCGTACAGCGCCACGCGGCGCGTCTCATCCAGATGGGCCGCCACCTCGTCCAGCAGCAGGATCGGCGCGACGCCGGTCTCCGCCGTCTGGGCCCGGGCATGGGCCAGGGTGATGGCGATCAGCAGGGCTTTCTGTTCGCCGGTCGAACACAGGGCGGCCGGCATGTCCTTCTCGATATGGCGGGCGACGATGTCGCTGCGATGCGGCCCTTCGGCGGCGCCGCCGGTTTCCGCGTCCAGCCGCCGGCTGTCGGCCAGTGCCGCGCGCAGCTTATCCTCGGCATCGAGCGCCGGCATCTCGTCCAGCCAGTGATCGACCGTGCCCTCCAGCGCCAGCGCGGCGCGCGGGAACGGTCCCGTGCTCATTTCGCAGGCCTGGTTCAGCCGCGCTACCAGCGCCTGCCGGGCGGCGGCGATGGCAATTCCGCCCGCCGCCATCTGTTCCTCCAGCGCCGCCAGCCAGCGGGCGTCGGCCCGGCCCTGCTTCAGCAGCCGCGCGCGTTCGCGCAGCGCCTGTTCATA
This window of the Oceanibaculum nanhaiense genome carries:
- the gyrB gene encoding DNA topoisomerase (ATP-hydrolyzing) subunit B, whose amino-acid sequence is MSTEPVSQNLPDGHPDRHDDSDYGADSIKVLRGLDAVRKRPGMYIGDTEDGTGLHHMVYEVVDNAIDESLAGYCDLIHVEMNADGSVTVRDNGRGIPVQIHKEEGISAAEVIMTQLHAGGKFDQNSYKVSGGLHGVGISVVNALSERLELTIWRDDKEYFIRFIHGVAEAPLAEVGPANGRRGTQVNFLPSLDTFTTREFDFATLEHRLRELAFLNSGVHLELIDTRSVEAPTKVILHYEGGLREMVKYLDRSKTALHAGPIHVIGEREGITVEMSMEWTDSYHETTLCFTNNIPQRDGGTHLAGLRAALTRTINAYAVESGIAKKEKVALSGEDAREGLTCVLSVKVPDPKFSSQTKDKLVSSEVRPAVENVIGERLQQWFEENPNEAKRIIGKVVEAAIAREAARKARDLTRRKGALDIASLPGKLADCQERDPARSELFLVEGDSAGGSAKQARDRKFQAILPLRGKILNVERARFDKMLGSAEIGTIIAALGTGIGADDFNVAKTRYHKIIIMTDADVDGSHIRTLLLTFFYRQMPQLIEQGYLYIAQPPLYRAKRGNSGVYLKDDRQLEDYLVGEGLENASLTMSDTSVRVGQDLREVVDTARRMKGLIEPLTRRVGSLSVVEQAAIAGALKPELLLDEERGQILAAEVARRLDTLEKQTERGWQGSIEPGRALLLERTLRGVRETFRIDHAALASGEAKRLDQLAEALAQGYENAADLITKEGGTRIYGPVELVEKILDAGRKGITIQRYKGLGEMNPDQLWETTLDPNVRSLLQVKVSHADEAAEIFSTLMGDVVEPRREFIQTNALKVANLDV
- the recF gene encoding DNA replication/repair protein RecF (All proteins in this family for which functions are known are DNA-binding proteins that assist the filamentation of RecA onto DNA for the initiation of recombination or recombinational repair.), producing the protein MNAALAFQQQPARALARLAVERLIVTDFRCYASARLEIDGRPVVLTGANGAGKTNLLEAVSFLAPGRGLRRAKLSEVDRLAGDAGGWAVAARLGTSLGPIDIGTGRDMAAANGVERRVVRIDGETAKSQSVLADHISMAWLTPQMDRLFLDGASGRRRFFDRLAYGADPAHAGRVSAYEQALRERARLLKQGRADARWLAALEEQMAAGGIAIAAARQALVARLNQACEMSTGPFPRAALALEGTVDHWLDEMPALDAEDKLRAALADSRRLDAETGGAAEGPHRSDIVARHIEKDMPAALCSTGEQKALLIAITLAHARAQTAETGVAPILLLDEVAAHLDETRRVALYDEICALGSQAWLTGTDRALFEPFAGRAQYAIVADATVVLDSSV